GTTATGCCGGGATTACGATTCAGAGCAATCGCCTGGTAGAGCAGATGCGCATTGCCGAGGCGCTGCAACATGAAATGAAATTAGCGCGGAATATTCAACAAAGTCTGTTGCCGCGCTCGCTGCCGCAGACAGAATATTTTGACGTGGACGCCATTTGTGAACCGGCGGCAGACGTGGGCGGAGATTATTTTTCAGTCAATCAGTTGTCTGATTCGCTGTGGGAGTTTGTCATTGCGGATGTGTCGGGTCACGGGATCGGCGCGGCGATGACAATGGCTTCGTTGCGGAGCATTTTGCGTTCGGAGTCGAGGCTGCGCGGCAGTGTTAAACAAGTTGTGGAAAGCGCTAATATGCTTTTGGCGCAGGATACCGAGGAAACAGGAATGTACGCCACGCTATTTTTGGCGCGTTTTAACGCCGAGGACAAAACATTGACATACTGCAATGCCGGACATTTGGTTCCGTTGTTGTGGCGAAACGGACGGGGAGAATTTGAGCGACTTGATGAGGGCGGATTGCCGGTGGGAATGTTTGCCGGCGAAAAATTTGAGCAACGAACGATTGATACGGCAGAAGACGATCTACTCGTCATGTTCACGGACGGAGTCACCGAGGCGCGCGACGATAGCGGAAGTTTTTTTGGAGAAAAGCGGCTGCAATCGGTCTTGAGAGGCTCCATCCACATGTCAGCTAACGAAATTTTGAATCAATTAATGAAGGCAGTACGGGAATTTCAACATTCTGAATTGCAACGCGACGACATTACTGTTGTCGTGGTAAAGAGAAAATAAACTTCACGGGAGTGCAGCAATGGAAAACGGAACGAAAAAAATTTTGATAATCGAAGACTCTTTGACCATGCAAAGAATTTTAAGTTTTGTGTTGGAAAGGGAAGGCTACGACGTCGAAATTGCCGGCAACGGCGTCGAGGGATTGGAAAAAGCGCGCGCCATTAAACCGGATTTGATTTTTACCGATTTGATGATGCCTGTCATGGACGGTTTTGAAGTTTGTCGGCAGATTCGCGCCGATGACTCGTTGAAAGACACAATCGTCATTATTTTGACCGGCAGAGGTCAGGATTCTGATGTGGAAAAAGGCTTGCAAATGGGAGCGGACGACTATCTGATGAAGCCGTTTGATCCGCCGAAAGTTGTGGAACGAGTCAGACAGATTTTTGGCCGGGAAATTGTGAGCGCATGATTTTGGCAGTCAGGGAAGCCGCTGAAGCGGCTACTTAGCTTGCAGGATTGATTTACAAACCTCGTACAATCGGTTTTTTTGAACGATGGGGCTGTATCAAAAGCCCTAAAACGGACGTTTTTTGGGACGTAAGTTCAATATTTTGATTCAAAAAATTGACTTTTGATACAGCTCCGTATAATTTTTATTGAAAAGTAATTAAAGCTCATGTCTCAGACGAGCCGAAAAATATATTTGATTTTCATAAAAATTTGGATGTTCTCCGGTGATGAGTGATAATAACGAAATTCCAATTTTTAGCGGCGGAAAGAAGAAATTGTTTTCAATTATTCGGAATAAGCAAACCGTAATTGAGATTGCGGTCTGGCGCCATTTTGCATTGAAAATTTTTCCCATCAATGACGCGGCCCAGGGCTACAAAGCGATTTTTGAAATGGTGAAAAAAAATGTCGCGACTCCGTGCGCTTACCTTTATTTGAGCGATGATGAGTCGCAGAAGCTTGTTTTGACAGTGGCGGATTTTTCTGACTTAAAAGATTGGGCGCAGGAGAATGGACTTGACAGCCGCACCGAAGCGGAATTGCGCGATCCGGAAATTGTAATAAAAAACAGGGAAACTTTCCGACAAAGTGGCGTACTGGAAATGTTGGGAACCAACATTCTCAATATTCCGCTTCATTTAAAAGGCAAAGGATTCATCGGCTGTTTATTCGTCGGTCCTGTTTTACGGCCGCGCCGCTTGAAAAGAAATAAGCATTTTTTGCGCGTGTTTTCTGTGGCGGCGGCGAACGGCGTCAATCGGTTTAGAGAAATAGAGCGGCTGAGAGAAGAAGTGAATCAACTGCGTTCCAAAATGAATGTCAGCCGTCGCATGTTGGGGTCGGCGTTGGAATTAAATCGTTTCGTGGATTTGTTATTGGATTTGGCGATCACCGCTACGCGCGCCGAGGCGGGATTTGTGGCAATCACCCAGCCGAAAAAAAAGACGCTAAAAATTCGCGCTCACAAAAATTTACCCGAAGGGTTTCTGGAAAAAATTAATCTCAGCGCCGAAGACGGGCTTTTTGAATGGTCGCCGGATGACGGCGCTGTGATGATTTTGCGGGATTTTGATTTCGTCGCTGAATTTCAGGTCAAATCTATTCTGGCAGTGCCGTTGGTGGAAAATGAAAAACTGCTCGGCGCGTTCGCCCTGATCAATTTTACTCGCAGCGAGATGTTTTCCGATTTCAGCCTGTCGGTTTTGACGAATTTCACCGAACAAATAAAGTTGGTGTTGAATAATTCTCGTTTATTCGATGATTTTACGCGTCGCTATTTCTCCACTTTGGTGGCGATGAGCGAAGCTTACGATCATCGCTCGCCGGAAACGGCGGGACACTCGCGCCGCGTTTCCGACGCGGCGGTAAAAATCGCTCAGAAAATGCAAATGGAAAAGAGTTTGACAGAGCACATTCGGCAAGCCGGCTTGATTCACGACCTGGGAATGTGCGGCGTTGTGGACGTCGGAGAAGACTTTCAAGCCGATTTCAATCATCCGGAAATTGGCGCCAGCATGATAGAGGCGCTGCCTATTGCCAGCGCATTGACTGAGGCAGTCCGCACACATCACGAATGGTACGATGGCTGGGGTTTTCCGAACGGACTGAAAGGCGATCAGATTCCAATTTCCGGCAGGATTTTGGCGCTCGCCGAGTATTTTGTCGAAGCGACGGCCAACACTCGATTCAGCGAGCCGCTGACGCCGGACAAATTGCGGGAAGAGTTGGAATTGCGAACGGGAAAACAATTTGATCCGGATGTGGTCGCCGCCTTGGTCAAATGGTTCGAGGAAAGTGAAAATCGCGACGCCAGCAAGCCGTTTATGCCCTGTTGGGAATTCAAAGGTGAACCGAGGGATGTTTGTCAGCAATGTCCCGCTTTCAAATCTGATAATTTTTGCTGGATGAATCCTGAAGTGAATTGCGCGAGCCACGGCGACGAATCCTGTAATAAATGTTTCATTTTCAAGGAATGGCTCGAACGAATTGAAAAACTCATTTCCCATAAAAAATTAGAGGTAAAAGAGATGGAGTACAAAGTCGAACAACGCGAAAAATTTACATTGGTGAAATTGAGCGGAGAAATTGATGTTTCCGTGGCGCCGCAATTGAGAAGTCTGCTGCAAGATTTGATCGGCGGCGGTCAGGAAAATATCCTGGTCGATCTGGCGGACGTTCCGTTTATTGATAGTTCGGGTCTGGGAATTTTTGTAGTCGCCTTTAAAATGGCCAAGGCGAAAAGCGGTGACGTCAAATTTGTCGGCGCCAAACCGGAAGTGCTGAAAGTGATTCAATTGACTCGATTGGACAAACATTTTCAATTGTTTGAAACTTTGGACGAAGCGGAGAGCAGTTTCGCATGATGCGACATAATTTGAAAAATGTGTTTTTAATTGCTCTGATAGTTGCCATCGCCGGCTGTTCCGGGCGCGGGCCGGATGAGAAAATAAAATTTTCTGTGCGGACGACGCCGTTGGATATTCGTACGCAACCGACGCTGCTTCTCTCCGATCATTCGGACAAATATGGCATGATGTGTCGCAATCAGGCAGTGACAGCGTTGCGTTATGCGAAAATTCCGTTTGTGGAATATGATCTGTCGCGATCTGTGAGATTGCCTGATTTGCGCGTTTATCGCTCTGTGGTTACGGTCACGGAAAATTTGTGGAAACTGGATGAAATTGAGAGTCAAAAATTAAAAAAATATGTTTCTGGCGGAGGCGGTCTCGCTATTTTTTATCGCTCATGGAATGAATATCTGCCCGATCTTTTCGGCGTGAAAAATCGAAGAGAGCCCCAATTTGTGGACAACGAGCAGCGTGTGGTCTTTGTGGAAGCGTTTTTACCCGGCGGGGAAAAGCTGACGCTGGAAAAAGAGGACGTCTCCAATTACACGTACCGGTTGGAAAATCAGGCAGAGTTGATTGCGAAAACGGACAAATATCCGATTGCCTGGTTTCATGAATTCGGCAAAGGGAAAGTGATTTATTGGAATACCGGCATGTTGGCTCGCAAGATAAATCGGGGGTTTATCGTCCGCTCGATCGCTGCGGTGCAGCCATTTACTGTGGCGGCGTTGGCGAATGTGGCAATTTTTGATCTGGATGATTTTCCCAATGCCTGTTACAATGTAAAATCGGAGCCAATAAAATCAGAGTTTGACATGACCATCGCCGAATTCTACACTTTGAAATGGTATCCTGATTTGATTAAATTGGCGCGGGAATATGGCTTAAAATATACGTCGGCGTTGATTTTTAATTATAATGGTCTGACCAAACCGCCGTTTAATTTTTTTGAATGGCTCAACGGAAAAATCACCCTCGGCGGCAAAACTGTGTCTGCTTCGCTTTATGCCGCCAAGAATTTAACGCCGACAACAGAACTGGGCTTACACGGGTACAATCACCAATCTTTGTCAATGAAGTTTTGGCACAGCGCGGAAAACATGAAGTCGGCTCTGCAGGCAGGCAAAAAACGCTGGCAAATTGAAAATTTGGGGGAATTGCCCCAAAGCTATGTGCCCCCGCTAAATATTTATGACTCGACCGGCGTTGCTGTGCTCCATCAGGTATTTCCGAGTATCCAGCAAATTGGCGCTCTGTATCTGGGAAAATTCGAGCTGGGACAATTTCGAGAATTTGCTCCCGAGCCCTGGAATCAAGATTTGTACGTTATCCCCAGAAATACGTCGGGTTATATTATGACCGATTTTTTCCGGCAGTCAATGATTTCCCTGTTGAATTGCAACGGCGTCTGGGCGCATTTCATTCATCCCGACGACGTGTACCCCAATGGCGAGCGTTACAGCCAAGAAGAGTTGGCGGATGAACATATCGCTTCCTTGAGTTGGTACGGGGAGCCGCGAAAGGACGGTTTGTATTACCAATTGAGAAAGTGGCTGGATTTCGCGCGAGAAAATTATCCCTATTTACGCCATTTGAAGCGGCGCGAGGCGCTGCCAGTATTGAGAATGTTTGATCGGACAAAAGTGGGGGCGACATGCCAGAAGAACATTATTAATGTGGAGACCAACGTCGTGCCTTCTTATTTTGCGGTATATCTGGCGGAGCCTGACGAACTGGAAGGCGTTTTAGGCTGCAAGTTAGTGCACAAACACAAAACGACATTTGGCGTCCATTTGATTATTAAGGCGACGGACCATGTGATGATGCTTCAATTTAAGAACCCGATTCAGGGAAAAGGGGGTCTGTGATGAAACTTCAAAGTAAAGCAATGTTCAAGCTGGCATTACTGAGTTTGGCTTCTGTTCTATTCGCTCAAATCGGATGGTCGCAGGAATATTTGTTGGTTTGCAATCAGGAGAATTTTTTTCGCTCGGAGAATAAAGACCTTGAGAAAAAAATTGCCGAGGCCGAATCGCTTATTGCTTCTGACAAACAAAAGGAAGCGATCTCTATTTACGAGTCGCTTGTCAAAACCAATCCGGATCATTTACGGTCATGGCAGCGGTTGGCACAGCTCTATTCGTGGAACAATATGGCTGACAAAGCCATTGGCGCCTACGAGCAAATTGTCCGTTTGAATCCCATGGACACAGCGGCTGAAAAAAATCTCGCTCAGTTTTATTTGTGGAATAATCGCCAGAAAGACGCCATTGATTTGTACGAAAAAATCGTAATGCTCGAACCAAAAAATATTGAAATCCACAAAAAGTTGGCGCAGCTTTATTCCTGGAACGATATGCCGGAGAAAGCGATAGCTCAGTACGAGCAGATTGTTCGCACAGATACGACGGATGCGGCGACGATGAAAATGCTGGCGGATCATTATTTTTGGACAAATCGAGCCGAAGACGGCATACGCATGTTAGAAAAGGTAATCGCGCTGGAGCCGGATAGCGTGCAGTATCGGAAAAAATTAGCACAGCATTTGGTCTGGAATAATCAGCCGGAAAAAGCCATTGAACAATATGAGAAAATATTAGAAAAAAATCCCGATGATCTTGAAATTCTGAAAAAATTAGCGCAGCAATACATGTGGAATAACAAGCCCGGCGAAGCTGCCCCGCTTTACGAAAGATTGGCGGCTTTGGAAACGGATAGCTTGAACCACAAAATTCAATTGGCGCATGCGTATTTGTGGAGCAATCAATCGGCAAAGGCAGAAAAACCGCTGCGCGAAATTTTGCAGAAACAGCCGCTGAATAAAGAGGCGTTGCTTTCACTGGCAGAGATTGAACGCTGGTCCGGTCGCTGGGACGCGGCAAAATCGAAATTGAAAAAACTGAAACTTTTCGATCCTCAAAATGAACGGGCGGCAAAATTACTACGGGATATTCGGCAGCATTATGGCAATTCTGCTGCGATAAAATACGCCAGACTTAGTGATTCCAATTTGATCACACGAGAATCAATACCGCTCGGTGCGGCTTGTTTCCAAAACCGGTACTGGGATTTCCGGTTCCAGACGGCTCAATATCGCGTGACCGACGATCGTCTGGACTCGACTCTCATTGGTCACGGCGCGCAGTCGACGGTGAATTTCCACCCACAGCCGTCGACGACAGTCTCGCTGAAGATTGGCGCGGTGAACTACAGTTCCAACTGGACGCCTTTGAGCGCCGTGCTTCAACTGACGCAGACGATTCGTGGCCGTTTCACCGCACAATTGCGCTACGAGAGACACGAGAATCAGGAAGGCGTCCGCGCTTTGACTGATCATATTATTCTGAATGGTTTTGTTGCGGAAGGGTACTGGCAGATTTTGTCTCGCTGGGCAATTTCCGGAAATTACCAGCTTTTTAATTATTCGGACGACAACAAAAAAGTAACTGCCACTGCGGCAACCTATTTGACGCTGAAGATGAAAAATCCGAATTTGGCGGCATACGGCTATTATGTTTTTGAAGATTTTGAAAAAATCTTCCCGACATCGCTGCCTTACTGGACACCGAACGAGCTTTCGACTTCTTCCCTTGGTTTGAACGTGAAGCAGCCGCTGTTTGGATTTTTGGATGTTGAAGCAGGTTATGGTCTGACCCGGCAACAGAGCATCAATTCAAATAATTTTAGCGGTAAGTTATCTTTTTTATTTACTGATTTTGATAAATTTTACATCGGCTATCTGAAAACCGGTTCTAAAGTGTATCATTCGACAAATTTCATTGTCTCTTTTGAACATAAATTTTAAAGCGAAATTAGCGCCATTCAAATAACAAGGTTGGAAAAATGGAAAATTTATTCAAGGCATTGTTTGAGAAATCAAAAGATGCAATTTTCGTTGCCGATGAGGAAGGTAAAATTTTAAAAACTAACCCTCAGGCGAAAGCCCAATTCGGTAGCAACGGAAAATTAATTGGGGGAAAGTTTTTATCGCTATTTGCCTCCTCGGATTTTGAAGAGTTAGAGGATAATTTTAAACAAATTAAAGAAAATGGCGAGCTTGTTTTTGATAGCGCGATGCGCAAAGCCGATGGAAATGTCATCCCGGTGGAAGTTAGTTCTCAACTGATAGACGTGAAAAAACGGATTTATCAATATGTAGTTCGCGATATTTCTTTGCGGAAAGAGAAAGAAAAAGCTTTGTTGGAAAATCAGCGCACCTTAAAACGAATACTGGAAAATGTCCAGACCGGCATTTTGATCGTTGACGCTTCCAGCAGTCGAATCGTTGATGTGAATCGGAATGCAATCCAATTGATTGGCGCTCCCAAGGATCGAATCATTGGGGAAGTGTGCCACCATTTTGTCAACATAAATAATGTCGCGATGAAAAAATTTGGCATGCAGATCGACCGCCAGGAAACAGAGCTGATAACGGCGAACGGCGAAAGCATCCCGATATTGCTGACAATTACGCAGATCCAATTAAATGGGCGGAAACATTTTGTCGAGAGTCTTGTCGATATTCGGCTTTTGAAAGAACAGGCAACGCAGATCAAACAGCAATCTGAAGAACTGAATCAAATTTTCAATACAGCCGCCGATGCGATGCGGGTCATTGACTTGAATTTCCGAACCTTACGCATCAATCAGACATTTGAAAAGAACATGCATGTGAAAGCCGAAAAAGTTATTGGCAAAAAATGTTATGACACGATGAAACATGACGGCTGTCATACGCAAAATTGTTCGCTGAAAAAATTGTTATCAGGTGAAACAGAGCGCGTCGATCGTGAAGTCGAGATCAGGCGGCTTGACGGGTCCTCTTTTTGGGCAATTCTGACGGCTGTTCCGTTCAAGGATCATGAGGGAAAAATAAGAGGTATCGTCCAAAATTACAAAGATATCACGGAGCGCAAGCAAGCCGAGGAACAACTGCGCATCAATGAGAAAAAATTGAGAGATATTTTTGACAATATTCAGGATGTGTATTATCGGACTGATGCGGACGGAATTATTTTAGAGATTAGTCCTTCAATAACGCGCTACACCGGAGAGGTCGACGGAGAAATCATCGGGAAACGCGTAACTGATTTCTATCTTGATCGCCGGGAACGAGTGAGATTTCTAAAAGCCCTAAAGGCTGAAGGGCGCGTAGCGGATTTTGTCGTCCAGCTTAAAAACGAAGAAGGCAAAATTGTACACGTTTCAGTAAATGCCCGTCTTTTGAAGGAAAAAAATGGGCAAGTAATTGGCATTGAAGGATTTTTGCGCGATATCACCCAGCGAGTGGAAGTTCTGAAGCGTATCGAACAGGAAAAAAATCGCACTCAGCAGTACCTGGATGTCGCGGCGGTGATCATGCTGGTTCTTGACAAGCAAGGCAGCGTCAAAATGATTAATAAACGCGGTTGTGAAGTGCTGGGGTATTCGGAAAAAGAA
The sequence above is a segment of the Calditrichota bacterium genome. Coding sequences within it:
- a CDS encoding SpoIIE family protein phosphatase, coding for MQMIFSSVLKTRLEGYLKKVESAVGLAAAVVDGERNLLVKSEQFDDKWLFESRRYDVNFEDVACQGCGFQLASKPTTLKLDRERLKKLVALVKENIEFLIMQEQEAQGLAQEVLEKYEELNLLYDLISELSLLFDEEKICELTLKKAMRVLDVSSGVIFLENEKTKELELVFHADREDVQKLVHPQMLLEYAEKVTRDGKEILIDDAGRFPKSYFDNLKNKELSSLLAVPIHAHDKMTGTLVLIGKLGDDTFQSGDIKLAEAIAGYAGITIQSNRLVEQMRIAEALQHEMKLARNIQQSLLPRSLPQTEYFDVDAICEPAADVGGDYFSVNQLSDSLWEFVIADVSGHGIGAAMTMASLRSILRSESRLRGSVKQVVESANMLLAQDTEETGMYATLFLARFNAEDKTLTYCNAGHLVPLLWRNGRGEFERLDEGGLPVGMFAGEKFEQRTIDTAEDDLLVMFTDGVTEARDDSGSFFGEKRLQSVLRGSIHMSANEILNQLMKAVREFQHSELQRDDITVVVVKRK
- a CDS encoding response regulator; translation: MENGTKKILIIEDSLTMQRILSFVLEREGYDVEIAGNGVEGLEKARAIKPDLIFTDLMMPVMDGFEVCRQIRADDSLKDTIVIILTGRGQDSDVEKGLQMGADDYLMKPFDPPKVVERVRQIFGREIVSA
- a CDS encoding anti-sigma factor antagonist (This anti-anti-sigma factor, or anti-sigma factor antagonist, belongs to a family that includes characterized members SpoIIAA, RsbV, RsfA, and RsfB.) produces the protein MSDNNEIPIFSGGKKKLFSIIRNKQTVIEIAVWRHFALKIFPINDAAQGYKAIFEMVKKNVATPCAYLYLSDDESQKLVLTVADFSDLKDWAQENGLDSRTEAELRDPEIVIKNRETFRQSGVLEMLGTNILNIPLHLKGKGFIGCLFVGPVLRPRRLKRNKHFLRVFSVAAANGVNRFREIERLREEVNQLRSKMNVSRRMLGSALELNRFVDLLLDLAITATRAEAGFVAITQPKKKTLKIRAHKNLPEGFLEKINLSAEDGLFEWSPDDGAVMILRDFDFVAEFQVKSILAVPLVENEKLLGAFALINFTRSEMFSDFSLSVLTNFTEQIKLVLNNSRLFDDFTRRYFSTLVAMSEAYDHRSPETAGHSRRVSDAAVKIAQKMQMEKSLTEHIRQAGLIHDLGMCGVVDVGEDFQADFNHPEIGASMIEALPIASALTEAVRTHHEWYDGWGFPNGLKGDQIPISGRILALAEYFVEATANTRFSEPLTPDKLREELELRTGKQFDPDVVAALVKWFEESENRDASKPFMPCWEFKGEPRDVCQQCPAFKSDNFCWMNPEVNCASHGDESCNKCFIFKEWLERIEKLISHKKLEVKEMEYKVEQREKFTLVKLSGEIDVSVAPQLRSLLQDLIGGGQENILVDLADVPFIDSSGLGIFVVAFKMAKAKSGDVKFVGAKPEVLKVIQLTRLDKHFQLFETLDEAESSFA
- a CDS encoding DUF2194 domain-containing protein produces the protein MMRHNLKNVFLIALIVAIAGCSGRGPDEKIKFSVRTTPLDIRTQPTLLLSDHSDKYGMMCRNQAVTALRYAKIPFVEYDLSRSVRLPDLRVYRSVVTVTENLWKLDEIESQKLKKYVSGGGGLAIFYRSWNEYLPDLFGVKNRREPQFVDNEQRVVFVEAFLPGGEKLTLEKEDVSNYTYRLENQAELIAKTDKYPIAWFHEFGKGKVIYWNTGMLARKINRGFIVRSIAAVQPFTVAALANVAIFDLDDFPNACYNVKSEPIKSEFDMTIAEFYTLKWYPDLIKLAREYGLKYTSALIFNYNGLTKPPFNFFEWLNGKITLGGKTVSASLYAAKNLTPTTELGLHGYNHQSLSMKFWHSAENMKSALQAGKKRWQIENLGELPQSYVPPLNIYDSTGVAVLHQVFPSIQQIGALYLGKFELGQFREFAPEPWNQDLYVIPRNTSGYIMTDFFRQSMISLLNCNGVWAHFIHPDDVYPNGERYSQEELADEHIASLSWYGEPRKDGLYYQLRKWLDFARENYPYLRHLKRREALPVLRMFDRTKVGATCQKNIINVETNVVPSYFAVYLAEPDELEGVLGCKLVHKHKTTFGVHLIIKATDHVMMLQFKNPIQGKGGL
- a CDS encoding tetratricopeptide repeat protein; protein product: MKLQSKAMFKLALLSLASVLFAQIGWSQEYLLVCNQENFFRSENKDLEKKIAEAESLIASDKQKEAISIYESLVKTNPDHLRSWQRLAQLYSWNNMADKAIGAYEQIVRLNPMDTAAEKNLAQFYLWNNRQKDAIDLYEKIVMLEPKNIEIHKKLAQLYSWNDMPEKAIAQYEQIVRTDTTDAATMKMLADHYFWTNRAEDGIRMLEKVIALEPDSVQYRKKLAQHLVWNNQPEKAIEQYEKILEKNPDDLEILKKLAQQYMWNNKPGEAAPLYERLAALETDSLNHKIQLAHAYLWSNQSAKAEKPLREILQKQPLNKEALLSLAEIERWSGRWDAAKSKLKKLKLFDPQNERAAKLLRDIRQHYGNSAAIKYARLSDSNLITRESIPLGAACFQNRYWDFRFQTAQYRVTDDRLDSTLIGHGAQSTVNFHPQPSTTVSLKIGAVNYSSNWTPLSAVLQLTQTIRGRFTAQLRYERHENQEGVRALTDHIILNGFVAEGYWQILSRWAISGNYQLFNYSDDNKKVTATAATYLTLKMKNPNLAAYGYYVFEDFEKIFPTSLPYWTPNELSTSSLGLNVKQPLFGFLDVEAGYGLTRQQSINSNNFSGKLSFLFTDFDKFYIGYLKTGSKVYHSTNFIVSFEHKF